In the Longimicrobium sp. genome, CTCGTACACCAGGAAGAGCGGGGGCTGCGAGCCGGACGGACGGATGGCGATTGCGCGGTCGCTCTGGACCCGGGTTTCCGGGCCGGAAACGCGCGCGGCGAGAGATTCCACCGTGGGATGCGAGAACAGGTGCGCCAGAGGAGCCTCCACCCCCAGCACCTGCCGCATCCGCGCGATCACCTGCACCGCCAGGAGCGAGTGCCCGCCCAGCTCGAAGAAGTTGTCGTGGCGCCCCACCCGCTCAACGCGCAGCAGCTCCGACCAGACCTCCGCGAGCGCCTGCTCCGTCTCGCCCACCGGCGGCTCGTAGCCGCGCCGCGCGAACGCGTCGCCCTCCGGCGCGGGGAGCGCCTTGCGGTCCACCTTGCCGCTGGGCGTCAGCGGCATTGCGGCCAGCCGCACGTATGCCGCGGGGACCATGTGCTCGGGGAGCCGCTCGGCCAGGTGCGCGCGGAGCGGCTCCGCCCCCGTCTCGTCGCCGACCACGTACGCCACCAGCCGCCTGTCGCCCGGCGCGTCCTCTCGCGCCAGGACGGCGGCCTCGCGCACCGCCGGGTGCTCCAGCAGCCGCGCCTCGATCTCGCCGGGCTCTACGCGGTACCCGCGCACTTTCACCTGTGCGTCGGTGCGGCCGGCGAACGCCAGTGCCCCTTCCGGCAGCCATCGGCCCCGGTCGCCCGTTCGGTACAGCCGCGCGCCCGGCTCGCCCGAGAGCGGGTCGGGAACGAAGCGCTCCGCGGTCAGCGCCGGGCGGTCCAGGTATCCGCGAGCCACCCCCACGCCGCCCACGTACAGCTCGCCGACGACGCCGATCGGCACCGGCTGCATCCACGCATCCAGCACGAACACGCGGGTATTGGCCGCCGGCGCGCCGATCGGCGTCACCCGATCGCCACGCGCCGTCTCGGGCACGTCGTGGAGGGTGGCGCAGATGGTGGTTTCCGTGGGCCCGTACCCGTTGATGATCCGCAGCCCGGGGACGCTCCGCCGGATCTCCGCCAGCAGCGGCTCAGCGATCGGCTCCACCCCCACCAGCAGGCGATGCAGCCCGCTTCGCCCGGGCGATTGGACGACGCGCTCACGCAGCTCGGAAAGGAAGTACGGCGGCAGGTAGGCGCTGCGTACCTGGTGCGCCTCCATCCAGTCGAGGAAAGCCCCGGCCTCCAGCCGCACTTCGTCGCGGGGGATGCAGAGCCGCCCGCCGGCCAGCAGCGCGGAGAAGATCTCGTAGACGGAGACGTCGAAGCTGGTGCTGGTCCACAGGCTGCACCCGTCGCCCTCGCCGATTGGCGCGCGGCGCTGCACGTCAGCCAGCAGGCTCGCCACGCCGCGGTGCGGCACCGCGACGCCCTTGGGAAGCCCGGTGCTGCCGGAGGTGTAGATGGCGTAGCAGAGGTGGTCGGGCGAGAGCCCGGCCGGCCGCGGCTCGGTGACGGGGAGATGCGCCCACGCCGCGTCGTTCGCGGGGTCGAGCACCGGCACGCCGGCATCCGCGAACCGCGCCGCCAGTGGGCCCGACGCCAGCAGCACCGCGGGACGGCTGTCGGCCAGCATGTAGCGCAGCCGCTCGTCCGGGTACGATGGATCCAGCGGCACGTACGCCCCGCCGGCCTTGAGCACGGCCAGCATCGCCACCACCATCTCCACCCCGCGCTCCAGGCAGAGCGCCACCCGCGTGTCAGGCCCCACGCCGAGCGTGCGGAGGTGGTGCGCCAGCCGGTTCGCGCGCGCGTTGAGTTCGGCGTAGGTGAGCTCGTCACCGTCGAAGACGACGGCCACCGCGGCCGGCGTCCGCCGCGCCTGCGCCTCGAACACCTCGTGGATGCACAGCTCCCGCGGATACGCCGCATCGGTCGCGTTCCACTCCTCCACCACCAGGCGCCGCTCGCTCTCCGGCAGCAGCGGGAGCGCGTCCACGGGCTGGCTCTCGTCGGCGGCCATCGCCTGCAGCACCCGGCGCAGGTAGCGGGTGTAGCGCTCCACCGTTGCCCGTTCGAAGAGCGCCGCGGCGAACGTCACGCTCCCGGTGATGCGCCCGCCCGCCTCTCCCAGCGCGAGAGACAGGTCGAACTTGGCTGTCGCCGCCTGCGACGCCGGGGCCACGCCTCCCGCCCGGGGAGCGTGGAGCTCCGGCCCGGCCTCGGACGCGCTCTGCCAGGCGAACATAACCTGGAAGAGCGGCGGGTGCGCCAGGCTGCGCGCCGGACGCACGAGCTCCACCACCTGCTCGAACGGGATGTCCTGGTTCTGCTGCGCGCCCAGCGCCCGCTCCCGTACCTGCTCCAGCAGCTCCCCCACGGTGGGCGGGCCGGAAAGGTCCACGCGCAGGGCCAGCGTGTTGACGAAGAAGCCGATCAGTCCCTCGATCTCAGTGCGCCCCCGGTTGGCGCTGGGCGTGCCGACGACCACGTCGTCCTGCCCCGAGAGGCGCCCCAGCACCGCGGCCCACCCCGCCAGCAGCGTCATGAAAAGCGTGGTGCCGCGGCGCTGGCCCAGCGCCTTCAACCGCGCCGTGAGCTCCTCGCCCAGGTCGATCCCCACGGTGCCGCCGGCATGGTCCTGTCGCAGGGGGCGCGGATGGTCGGTGGGCAGCTCCAGCAGCGCCGGCGCACCGGAGAGCGTCTTCGTCCAGTACTCCGCCTGCTCCCGCAGCACCTCGCCATTCACCCACTCCCGCTGCCACGCCGCGTAGTCCGCGTACTGCACCGGCAACGGGGGGAGCGGATCGGGATCGCCGCGGCGAAAGGAGTCGTAGAGCGCACCCAGCTCCCGCGTCAGCACCCCCATGCTCCAGCCATCGGAGACGATGTGGTGCATCGTCAGGAGCAGCAGGTGGTCGTCTTCCGCCAGCCGGATTAGACGGCCGCGGATCAGGGGGCCCTGATCCAGGTGGAAGGGCGCGCCCGCCTCCTCCGCCGACAGCCGCCGCAGTTCCGCCGCGGGTTCCGGATACCCGCGCAGGTCGTGCTCCAGGAGATGAAACGCGCTCTCCTCCGCAATCCGCTGCACCGGCTCGCCGTCCACCTCCACGAACGTCGTGCGCAGCGCCTCGTGGCGCGCGAGAATCGCATCCAGCGCACGCCGCAGCGCCGCGCGGTCCAGCTCCCCGCCGAACCGCAGGCGCATGGGGATGTGGTACGTATCGCCCAGATCGTCGAGCTGCTCCAGGAACCAGAGGCGCTGCTGCGCGAAGGAGAGCGGCAGCCGCCCGGCCCGATCCACCCGCCGGATCGGCGGGAGCCCGGCGCTGGCCGCGTTCCCGATGGCGCGCGCGAGATCCGCCAGCACCGGGCGCTCGAACAGGTCGGCGATCCCGACCTCCGCGTCCAGCACCTGACGCATCCGCGATATCACACGCACCGCGAGCAGCGAGTGCCCGCCCAGCGCGAAGAAGTTGTCATGGCGGCCCACCCGCTCCACTCCCAGCACCTCCGCCCAGATCCCGGCCAGCGCCTCTTCCGTTTCGCCCACCGGCGCGGCGTACTCGCCGGCCGCGTAGGCGTCCCCTTCCGGCGCCGGAAGCGCCCGGCGGTCTACCTTGCCGTTCGGGGTGAGCGGGTACGCCTGCATCCACACGTACGCCGCCGGCAC is a window encoding:
- a CDS encoding amino acid adenylation domain-containing protein produces the protein MTLPPSVTSAEKLLKLARAAKLQRSPVTAPIEPVDRGGRLPLSFAQQRLWFLEQMGGLGDTYHIPTQLRLGRELDLPALRRALDAVLARHEALRTTFVEVQGEPVQRIAPPGTFPLVEHDLREHPRARAELRRLSAEEASALFDLEHGPLIRGRLVRLPGDDHLLLLTMHHIVSDGWSMEVLTRELGTLYAAFRRGEENPLPPLTIQYADYAAWQRKWVAGEVLRAQAEYWKRTLAGVPELLELPTDHPRPARKDHAGVALGIDLGEELTAGLNALSQRHGTTLFMTLLAGWAVVLGRLSGQHDVVVGTPSANRGRTEIEGLIGFFVNILALRMDLSGSPTVAELLEQVRARSLGAQQNQDIPFEQVVELVQPARSMAHTPLFQVMFAWQSASEARPALPGSKTGGVGPASQTTAKFDLSLALGESGGRIVGSLVYATSLFEQATIERHLAYLRRVLEAMAADDLQRVDALPLLPDAERRLVLEEWNATGRAYPTDGVRVHDLFRAQAARTPHAIALSCRGERWTYAELEARSNQIANSLPRRGVGPEVRVGICLPRTLDLVTAMLGVLGAGGAYVPLDPAYPRERLGYMLEDAGVTVVITESRLADRLPEGAATLLIDRERDSIAAESVEAFESGVVPENLSHVIFTSGSTGRPKGVMIRHSSVVVLLHWLRENVTDEERSSVLFSTSINFDVSIAEVFGTLAWGGKLVLVENALELATVEEEIVHVSMVPSAAAELLRGGGIPASVKTLNLGGEALPNALAQGLYALDTVQKVGNLYGPTEDTTYSTYYVVPRGADQVLVGTPVANTQAYVVDARLQPVPVGVTGELYLSGDGLSRGYANHPAMTAERFVPCPFGAPGSRMYRVMDRVRWKQSAEVRECVSAEVKAVRTHALTHSPTAVLEYLGRIDFQVKVRGYRIELGEIEARLAEHPGVRAPVVLVREDAPGDRRLVAYYLGDEPVAVDVLRAHLAERLPEYMVPAAYVWMQAYPLTPNGKVDRRALPAPEGDAYAAGEYAAPVGETEEALAGIWAEVLGVERVGRHDNFFALGGHSLLAVRVISRMRQVLDAEVGIADLFERPVLADLARAIGNAASAGLPPIRRVDRAGRLPLSFAQQRLWFLEQLDDLGDTYHIPMRLRFGGELDRAALRRALDAILARHEALRTTFVEVDGEPVQRIAEESAFHLLEHDLRGYPEPAAELRRLSAEEAGAPFHLDQGPLIRGRLIRLAEDDHLLLLTMHHIVSDGWSMGVLTRELGALYDSFRRGDPDPLPPLPVQYADYAAWQREWVNGEVLREQAEYWTKTLSGAPALLELPTDHPRPLRQDHAGGTVGIDLGEELTARLKALGQRRGTTLFMTLLAGWAAVLGRLSGQDDVVVGTPSANRGRTEIEGLIGFFVNTLALRVDLSGPPTVGELLEQVRERALGAQQNQDIPFEQVVELVRPARSLAHPPLFQVMFAWQSASEAGPELHAPRAGGVAPASQAATAKFDLSLALGEAGGRITGSVTFAAALFERATVERYTRYLRRVLQAMAADESQPVDALPLLPESERRLVVEEWNATDAAYPRELCIHEVFEAQARRTPAAVAVVFDGDELTYAELNARANRLAHHLRTLGVGPDTRVALCLERGVEMVVAMLAVLKAGGAYVPLDPSYPDERLRYMLADSRPAVLLASGPLAARFADAGVPVLDPANDAAWAHLPVTEPRPAGLSPDHLCYAIYTSGSTGLPKGVAVPHRGVASLLADVQRRAPIGEGDGCSLWTSTSFDVSVYEIFSALLAGGRLCIPRDEVRLEAGAFLDWMEAHQVRSAYLPPYFLSELRERVVQSPGRSGLHRLLVGVEPIAEPLLAEIRRSVPGLRIINGYGPTETTICATLHDVPETARGDRVTPIGAPAANTRVFVLDAWMQPVPIGVVGELYVGGVGVARGYLDRPALTAERFVPDPLSGEPGARLYRTGDRGRWLPEGALAFAGRTDAQVKVRGYRVEPGEIEARLLEHPAVREAAVLAREDAPGDRRLVAYVVGDETGAEPLRAHLAERLPEHMVPAAYVRLAAMPLTPSGKVDRKALPAPEGDAFARRGYEPPVGETEQALAEVWSELLRVERVGRHDNFFELGGHSLLAVQVIARMRQVLGVEAPLAHLFSHPTVESLAARVSGPETRVQSDRAIAIRPSGSQPPLFLVYE